One part of the Raphanus sativus cultivar WK10039 unplaced genomic scaffold, ASM80110v3 Scaffold3620, whole genome shotgun sequence genome encodes these proteins:
- the LOC130506752 gene encoding pentatricopeptide repeat-containing protein At3g24000, mitochondrial-like → MYTKFGRVKPARHLFDEMPVRNEASWNTMMSGLVRVGLYREGVGFFREMCGLGGVRPSGFVIASLVTACGREGCMLREGVQVHGFVVKYGLISDVYVSTAVLHLYGVYGLVSCSRKVFEEMPVRNVVSWTSLMVGYSDKGEPEEVIDIFKGMRGEGVGCNENSMSLVISSCGLLKDESLGRQIIGQVIKSGLESKLAVENALVSMFGNLGNVDCAKYIFDQMSERDTISWNSIAAVYAQNGHCEETLWVFHLMRHFHDEVNSTTVSTLLSALGHVDYQKWGRGIHALVVKMGFDSVVCVCNTLLRMYAGAGRSEEAELVFKQMPAKDLISWNSLMACFVEDGRSLDALGLLCSLIRIGKSANYVSFTSALAACFSPEFLDKGRILHGLVMVTGLFDNQIIGNALVSMYGKIGKMSESRRVLLQMPRRDEVAWNALIGGYAEDEDPNKALEAFRTMRMEGVPANYITVVSVLGACLTPSDLLEHGKPLHAYIVSAGFESDEHVKNSLITMYAKCGDLSSSHDLFNRLEKRNIITWNAMLAANAHHGHGEEVLKLVSEMRSVGLNLDQFSFSEGLSAAAKLAVLEEGQQLHSLAVKLGFEQDCFIFNAAADMYNKCGEIDEAVKMLPPSVNRSLPSWNILISAFGRHGYFEKVCETFQEMLASGVKPGHVTFVSLLTACSHGGLVDQGLAYYDMIARDFGIKPSVEHCVCVIDLLGRSGRLAEAETFISNMPMKPNDLVWRSLLASCKIHGDLDRGRRAAEQLSKLEPEDDSVYVLSSNMFATTGRWEDVESVRNQMGFKNIKKKQACSWVKQKDKVSKFGIGDRTHPQTLEIYEKLDDIKKLIKESGYVADTSQALQDTDEEQKEQNLWNHSERLALAYALMTTPEGCTVRIFKNLRICSDCHSVYKFVSKVIGRRIVLRDQYRFHHFESGVCSCKDYW, encoded by the coding sequence ATGTACACGAAGTTCGGCCGAGTCAAACCCGCGCGCCAcctgttcgacgaaatgcctgTGAGAAACGAAGCTTCTTGGAACACCATGATGTCAGGACTCGTCCGTGTCGGGTTGTACAGGGAAGGGGTTGGTTTTTTCCGGGAGATGTGTGGTCTCGGTGGTGTTAGGCCGAGTGGGTTTGTGATTGCTAGTTTGGTTACAGCTTGTGGTCGGGAAGGTTGTATGCTGAGAGAAGGGGTTCAAGTTCACGGCTTTGTGGTTAAGTATGGTTTGATTTCTGATGTTTACGTGAGTACTGCTGTTTTGCATCTGTACGGGGTTTATGGGTTGGTTTCGTGTTCGAGGAAAGTCTTTGAGGAGATGCCCGTGAGAAATGTGGTGTCTTGGACTTCGCTGATGGTTGGTTACTCGGATAAGGGTGAGCCGGAGGAAGTGATTGATATCTTTAAAGGTATGAGGGGAGAAGGAGTTGGGTGTAATGAAAATTCCATGTCTTTGGTAATCAGTTCATGCGGGTTGCTTAAAGATGAATCATTGGGGCGTCAGATTATTGGACAGGTTATCAAGTCAGGACTGGAGAGCAAGCTGGCAGTGGAGAATGCGCTTGTATCCATGTTTGGTAACCTGGGAAACGTTGACTGTGCAAAGTacatttttgatcaaatgtCTGAACGTGACACTATTTCATGGAACTCGATTGCTGCAGTATATGCTCAGAATGGGCACTGTGAGGAAACGCTTTGGGTGTTCCATTTGATGCGTCACTTTCATGATGAAGTGAATTCCACCACCGTGTCAACTCTGTTATCAGCTTTGGGTCATGTAGATTACCAAAAATGGGGTAGAGGAATCCATGCGCTGGTTGTGAAAATGGGCTTTGATTCGGTTGTCTGCGTGTGCAATACTCTTTTGAGAATGTACGCAGGTGCTGGGAGATCAGAAGAAGCAGAGTTGGTGTTTAAACAAATGCCTGCTAAAGATTTGATCTCATGGAACTCTTTGATGGCTTGTTTTGTCGAGGATGGGAGGAGCTTAGATGCTTTAGGGCTTCTCTGCTCGTTGATAAGGATTGGAAAATCAGCAAACTATGTAAGTTTTACAAGCGCATTGGCTGCTTGCTTTAGTCCTGAGTTTCTTGATAAAGGCAGGATCCTTCATGGGCTTGTAATGGTCACCGGTTTATTCGACAATCAGATTATTGGTAATGCATTAGTTTCTATGTATGGAAAGATAGGCAAGATGAGCGAATCCAGACGGGTGTTACTACAGATGCCCAGACGAGATGAAGTGGCTTGGAATGCTCTTATTGGTGGTTATGCTGAGGATGAAGATCCTAACAAGGCACTGGAGGCTTTTCGAACTATGAGAATGGAAGGTGTTCCTGCAAATTATATCACAGTGGTAAGTGTTCTTGGTGCTTGCTTAACGCCCAGTGATTTGCTTGAACATGGGAAGCCATTACACGCCTACATAGTATCTGCTGGATTTGAATCGGATGAACACGTGAAAAACTCGCTTATCACTATGTACGCAAAATGTGGTGATTTAAGCTCGAGTCATGACCTGTTTAATAGATTAGAGAAAAGGAATATTATCACGTGGAATGCTATGCTTGCGGCAAATGCTCACCACGGTCATGGAGAAGAGGTGCTAAAACTCGTTTCAGAGATGAGAAGCGTTGGATTGAATCTAGACCAGTTTAGTTTCTCTGAGGGACTCTCCGCTGCCGCGAAGCTAGCTGTACTAGAGGAAGGCCAACAGCTTCACAGTTTAGCTGTAAAACTCGGGTTTGAACAAGATTGTTTCATCTTCAACGCTGCTGCGGACATGTATAACAAATGCGGGGAAATAGACGAAGCGGTGAAAATGCTTCCACCATCTGTCAATAGATCACTTCCCTCGTGGAACATACTGATATCAGCTTTTGGAAGACACGGCTACTTCGAGAAAGTGTGCGAGACTTTCCAAGAGATGCTGGCAAGTGGAGTCAAACCAGGTCATGTAACATTTGTCTCTCTTCTTACAGCGTGTAGCCATGGAGGATTAGTAGACCAAGGCCTTGCGTATTACGACATGATTGCTAGAGATTTCGGTATAAAACCGTCGGTTGAACATTGCGTTTGTGTAATAGATCTTCTTGGAAGGTCAGGGAGGTTAGCAGAAGCTGAAACATTTATATCTAATATGCCAATGAAACCAAACGATCTGGTGTGGCGTAGTTTGCTAGCTTCCTGCAAAATCCACGGGGATTTGGACCGTGGGAGAAGAGCAGCGGAACAACTCTCGAAGCTTGAACCAGAGGATGATTCTGTTTATGTCCTGTCTTCAAATATGTTCGCAACAACAGGGAGATGGGAAGATGTAGAGAGTGTGAGAAACCAAATGGGTTTCAAGAACATCAAGAAGAAACAAGCTTGCAGTTGGGTGAAACAAAAAGACAAAGTGAGTAAGTTTGGTATCGGTGACAGAACTCATCCGCAAACGTTGGAGATATACGAGAAGCTGGACGACATCAAGAAGCTGATCAAAGAATCTGGGTATGTAGCGGATACAAGCCAGGCGTTGCAAGACACGGATGAGGAACAGAAAGAGCAGAATCTTTGGAATCATAGCGAAAGACTCGCTCTTGCTTACGCCTTGATGACTACTCCTGAAGGCTGTACGGTTAGAATCTTTAAGAACCTTCGCATATGTAGTGATTGCCACTCTGTTTACAAGTTTGTTAGTAAAGTCATAGGACGTAGGATCGTGTTGAGAGATCAGTATCGGTTTCACCATTTTGAGAGTGGTGTGTGTTCTTGTAAGGATTACTGGTGA